The sequence CCGCAATGCTCGTGGCTGCCGCGCCCATTCTCGCCCATAAAGCCTACGGCGTGGGAATCGTCGACCATGACCAGGGCGTCGTATTTATCGGCCAGGTCACAGATGGCCTTCAAATTGGCGATGTGCCCATCCATGGAAAAAACGCCGTCGGTGACGATGAGCCTGTAGCGGCAATCCGCGGCATCTTTGAGCTGTGCTTCCAGGTCGGCCATGTCATTGCTCGCGTATCGATAGCGTTTGGCCTTGCACAGCCGCACCCCGTCGATGATGGAGGCATGATTCAAGGCGTCGCTGATGACCGCGTCCTCGGCCCCGAGCAGGGTCTCGAAGAGGCCGCCGTTGGCGTCGAAGCAGGAGCTGTACAGGATGGTGTCGTCGGTACCCAGAAACTCGGACAGCCTGTTTTCAAGCTCCTTGTGCACGTCCTGGGTGCCGCAGATGAAACGCACCGAGGACAGACCATAACCCCAGTGGTCCAGGGCATCGTGCGCGGCCGCAACCAGGCGTTTGTCGCCAGCCAGGCCGAGATAGTTGTTGGCGCAGAAATTGAGCACTTCGCCTCCACCGGCCACGGAGATGCGCGCCCCCTGGGGTGAGGTGATGACCCGTTCCGCCTTGAAGAGCCCCTTTTCCCGCAATTCCTCTGTCTGCCGCGCCAGATCTTCCAGTATTCGCTTCATGCCGCCTCCCCGTAAAATTTCGATTTCCGCAATTTTATCACCGTAAAATTTCTTGTCAACGAATTGAAAGGCAATATATTAACGAATAAATCAATTAGCAACCCTCTCCAGACCCGTCCGCCCGGATTTTGTCTTTCAGGCCGGACTGGGCTAAACGCTCACGCGGGAGCATAAACGTGAACGAAAAAGAAATCACCCTGGATCACACGGACCGCCAGATCATCGCCGCCTTGCAGGAAAACGGACGCGAATCCTACAAGAGCATCGCCCAGCGCCTGGGCGTGTCCGACGGCACGGTGCGGCTGCGCACGGAGCGGCTGCTGAAAAGCGGTTACCTGCGCATCTCGGCGTCGGTGAACCCGATGTTCTTCGAGGACGGCCTGACCGCCACCGTGGGAGTCAGTCTTGAGGGACGGGCCAATGCACAGATCATGCAGGCCATTGCGGATCTTGAGGGGGTGCAGTCCGTGTCCAACGTCTCGGGCCGCTTCGACCTCTTGGTCGAGATCCATGTGGCTTCCCGCAGCGATCTGCGCCGCTTTCTGGTCGACGACCTCTCGGCCCTCGGCGCGGTCCAGAACACCGAGACCTTCCTTTATCTGGAAACCATCAACAAATGGGTGCAGCAGCGCCAGGAAGACACCAAATGAGCCACATCCTGCACGGATTCACGGACCCCAACTATCTGGAAGCGTTGATCGCCAAGGCCGAAACCCAGTTGCGCGAAGCGGAAAACGAAGAGGACCGGCAGCGGTTCGCCGCCTATCTGGACGTGTTGAAAGGATGGAAGGAAAAAATCACGGCGAGCCAGGATGTCTGCTCGCCCGATGCAAACGAATCGAAATAAAGACTACGGAGCAGACAGCCGCTCCCGCATCAAAAGCCCAATCAGCTCCCCGCGATCGAGGCGCTGCGCGTAGCCCTTTTCCAAAATTCCTGAAGCAGTCCTGTTCTTTTCCTGTTCGGCCTGCGCCAGATACCCGGCCAGAATGGGTTCGACCTCGCGGCGCAACTGCGCGTCGGACTTTCCGTCCAGCGCCCTGAATAACGATTCCAGCTCTTCGGGCGCGGGCAGATCGGCCGCATGCAGAACCGCGCCGATCCGCTCCCGGTAGCGCTCCAGCGAAGCCTTTATATGGTTCTCCTTGATGACCGACAGACCCGACCAGCCCGCCCGCATCCATTGAAACACCCCGCTTTGCACCACCTCGCCCCCATCGAGATAGACCCCGATGGAGACGTTGGTCTGAATCCGGGACGAAACCCAGCCCAGCCCGGTCTTGGTCAGGCCTTGTTCATCCGAATAGACGTAGCGGCTGTCCTCGTCGCGTCCGACACGATACCCCTTGGTGCCCACTTCCGATGGTTCGGGCTGCACGCTCACGGACAAAAGCGCCTTCGCCTCCGGCAAGAAAACAAGCACCCGCTTCAAACGCATCGCGTAGCATCCGCCCGTGGACAGATCCGCAGTGGTGCGGTCGTATTGCTCACCCCGCACGACCACGGTCCTGGGCGGCGGCCAGGGATCGGCCCACAGCTGCCGCTGTGCCTCCGCGCTTTTCGGTGTGGTCCAGACCGAAGAACGGATCGAAAACGGCTTTATGAGCTCCTGGGGAATCTCGGGATTGTAGAGATAACGCAGCAGGCGCTGCATGGACTGGTTGACCGTAAATCCCTGATACGCGCCGGGAGCGTCGTCGTATCGGGGCAGGCCGCCGCCAGCGTCGCCCTGGGCCCGGACATGGGCGATGAGAGGCGCGATGCGGTCCGGGTCCGGGTCGTGGCCGAGGAGCACCTCATGGCACAGATGATCCACCGCCTGCTCAAGGCCCAGCAGCGACGAGTGGGGGCCGAGGGCAAGGGCCTGGCCCGCGCCAAGACCGAAAAAAAAGAGGATGAGTCCGCAGACCCACCCCCGCCGCGCACCAACGGGGACACTCACGTTATATTTCCCCTTCCTTGACGAAAAAGCGGACCTGCGACCCCGTGACCGAACTGCGGCCCGTGTAAAGAAAAACAAGCAGAAAAACGCCCTGCAGGAGCAGCAGCACCGGCACGCTCCACAGGGCGGCAAGCCCATGGCCAAGATTCACCGCGACTCCATGCGCAGACAGAAGCAAGGCAGGCGCAAGTCCGTAGAGAACGCCCACGGCGGCCATGATCTGATAGGCGGATATCTTCTGCTCTCCACGGTAGTCGGCGCGGAAGAATTCGGAAATCACCCGCCAGACCTGGGTCACAACCAGCGGTACGATCATGGCCGCCGAAAAACTCGCGGCCGCGAAGAAGACCATCCCCAGACAGGCGGCGGCGCAATACAGGTAGGCGGTCATGAGCTGCACGGGCACCAACTCGCGTCCGCAGAGCTCATGGGCGTAAGCCGCTTTCTTGGTCTGACCGTGGAAAACGATGTTCCAGCGGTTGAAAATTCCACGCCACGGTTCGGGCATGGTCTTTACAGGGCGACCGTAGCAGCAGCCGAAACTTAAGCACGCCAAGCGACCAACTCCTTCACCTACGGCGTAGGCGATGGCCAGGGCCGCAAGAGCCGGCAGCACGGCTCCCTGCCCGGTCAGCGCAACCACGGCCCAGGCTACAAAGGGGGCCACGACTATGCCCACGAAGGCGGCCCCGCCGACGCTCAAGGTGTTGGGCTTGCCTTCGACAAGGCGCGCCACGATCTTCGCCGCCGGAATGCACAACCCGAGCATGCCCGCGACCATGAGCACAAGTCCAAGGAGCCCCATGCCGACGGACCCCAGCAGCGCGACAGCAACGGCCGTGGCCAGCGTGTAGGCGAGGGCGCTCAAGGCCCCGTACCAGGTCAGATTCAACGCCTGCCACGCGCCGTCCGGATTCTTGAACAGGGGCACGCTGGCCATCATCTGCCAGCGTTCACCGGGAAGAGCCCGCCCGCCCCAGGCGATGAACGCGAAAAGCGCTGCCCCGAAACACAAAATCAGCACATACTCCATATTTTCTCCAGCCAGGCCGAGACGCCCGGGTTATGCGTTGGGTCCAAGGATGCGGCCGATGCTCTCGCGCACCCGCACGTCCGTTTCCACCCAGGGACGCCCCAGCCAGCTCGAAAAGCGGCTGCCGACGTCCCCGCGAAACTGATTGGCGACCAGGTCCGGGCTGAATTCAACCCGGCCCGGCTCAAAAATGAGCACATCAAGAGAACTCCCGGGCCGGTACAGGCTCTTGGGCTGCCCTTTGCGCAGGAAAAGGCCGGGACGCATCGGCTCGCACGGCTCGTAGCCGCTGCCGGCATAGGCCTGCACGATCTGCCCGATCATGAGCGCCGCGACCTCGACCATGGCCACCAGGCCGCAGCCGCTTCCGCCCGGCACGTCGGTGTCGATGACCGTGACCGCGCGGCGGTTGCGGGAAAACGGCGTGACCTCGCTGATGACGGCGGCCGGATTGCAGGAGTGAAACGCGCCTTCGATCTCGTAGAAATCGCGCACCACCCCGCTGACCGGAGCGTGATTGTAATGATACTTGTCCGGGGTGAGGCGAAAGATGGCAAAATCACCGCCCGTGAAGGTCCAGACCCAGTTCGGCCGCCCCAGAAACTCCGCAAAGGAGAAGAACTTGTCCTTGATGAAAAGAACGCTCTCCTGGCTCAGCGACCCCGCAAACATGCGCGAGTCGGCGGGTGAGACCACGGCCAGAGGGTCATCGCTCATGGGCCGAACCTCATCGTAGCGGATGCGACGCTCGAAAATGCGGCGAGCCGTGGTGTAATAGGATGCGTCCTCCACGCATTCCGAAAGATCGATGCCCAGACGCCGGATGAGCGAATTCGCGCCCGAAATGCGTGCGCCCAGCGGCAGGTCGTAGTTCATGAACCCCAGAAGGCTCGATGCGCGGCCCGATACCACGGCATCGAACAGGACCGGAGCCCGCTCCCTCACCCGCGAATACAGATAGCCGATGGCCCGGTCGCAGAAAAGTTCCTCATCCCGGATCCGCCCGGAATCTCTAGCTATATACTGATGCGTCATGTTTTTTTCCCATTTTTTGTCCACTCAAGCGGGCATTTTCGCTGTGCATGCCGATGACAAGAAGCAGGAGCTGGATCAGCACCGGCCGACACCCGCCCAGCTCGCCCGTGCGTTTCAATTCCGTGCGGGCTTCGCGCGCGAACTCCATGATGTCCCGTCCGCCGAGCAGCGCGGGGAGCCCGGTACGGCAGAACTGCGCGGGCAGACACCCGAAATTCTTGACCGTCTCGCAGTCTTCCAGAAGGTAATCGAGGGCTTCGGCAAGATGCGAGCGTCTCAATTCCCCTCTATAGACCTCCTCGGCCCCCATGTTGAATTCCTGCGCGCGCAGGGCCAGCGGGGTGCGCGCTCCGGCATGCTCCAGAATGCGCCGGGTCAGCTTTCCCCCGGCGCCACGTTCCGGATCCGTGATGCGGGCGCGCAGATCGCGCAGAAGATCACCCGCCCCGAAAAGTTCGATCACGTCCCGGCCCTCGGATTCGATGAAATCGAGCAGCGCCATGCGGTACTCCTGCACATGCACGCGCAGGGTGCCCGGATAGCGATGACTGCCACGGACGCGGGACGCCCTGGATACGAGGTCGAGCAGCAAGGCGTTGCCCGAATCCCGGCGCACGAAAAAGGTGGGCAGGTTGATGGCCGTGGCAAAAAATATCTGTCGCCGCTCGCTCTCCACTTCCGGACTGTCGGGAATCGAAGACCGGCTGACGCGGCCGCCGAGCACCAGCTTGCAGGCCAGCGCGCTCAGAAACTGCTGCAGGCGCGCCGCAGGCCGCATGTCCTCTTCCAAAGAATCAAAGAGGCTGTAAAAACGGCCCTCGAACCCGGAAAACCCCATCACTTCGAACGAGCGCTGCTTGTAGAGCAGGTAGGTCGACATGGACTCGTGAAAAACGCCCATGGCCGCAAGGTCGCGCTTCAGCCGCAGGTCGTTGCCGACCTCGCCGTCCAGGGCCGCGCAACGATGGGTGCTCATGAGCGTGGTCATGTAGTCGAGCAGGCGAAAATCCGGGATGAAGTCGCCGCGCAGGCCAAAAATCCGGGCAATGGTCCTGTCCATCAGCGGCGGGCCGAAGGGGGTCAGGGGGCGGCCACAGACTTTGAGCTTGGCCTTCTTCTTCCAGCGCCGCCAGATCATGCGCAGGTGGGTGTAATCAAGCTCGTGCGGCAGGAAACCGAGCGCTTTTTCCGGATGGAAATCCTCGAAATCCATGCGCATGGGAGCTGCGCTGTAGGTGCCGACAAAAAGCGGCAGAAAATGTTCCACGATCTTGATGACCAGGTCGCCCAGATATTTTTCGTCGGCCGCGCCGAAATCGCCGCCGCGCATGAGTTCTCCCAAACGCTTGCTGCCAAGGGAGATATGCGTCCCGTTGTTGGCCAGGCAGGTGTTGGAGGTGTTGGGCAGAACGACCAGATTGTTGGTCAGGATGCCGGATTCGCGCAGCTTGGCGATGGTGTTCAGCTGACTGCGCGAGAGCATGCGGTGGCACAGGCCCATGTATTCCTTCTTGGCCTCGCCCCGGTCCCAGCCCGACAGGCACGGGTTCATGAACAGCTCGCGGTAATGGGCGTCGGGGATGATCTCGTTCAGCCGCTTCTGCCGGGCCGGAGGCAGCGGGGCGAAATAGATCATGGCCCGCTGGCCGTGATCCAGCAGCCCGAACCGTTCATTGGCATGGTCGAGGAGCAGTTGGGACAGCAGGAAACGCTGGCTGGTTTCCCGGGCGATGCCGCGCCCGCCCTCGAACGCCTCGTTCATGGGCGCGGGATAAAAGGAAAAGGTCTCGGGGGAGGTGTTGTCGTTCAGGAAATGGCCGAGAAAGGATTCCGCCAGCTTGCGCACCTCGGCGCTCACCCCGGACCCGGCCAGATCGGCCAGGGAGAGCTTCAAAAGATAACTGATGGGGATGCGCAGCCAGTCTTCGCCGTCTTTGGCAAAGAAGAAATCCGCGCTGTCTTTCCTGCGCCCGGAGGCCGGATCGCTCTTGTCCGCCAGCAGGTCCCGCTCCAGGGTGTGGCGGGCAAAGGAGTTCAGCCGGGTCAAGGGAAAGCGCACCCAGCTGTTTTCCCAGACCGCGTCAGGCCCGGCCTGCAGATAGCGTTCAAGCTCAAGCAGGGTGTGGCTCGAGGTATCCCCGGCCACGGTGCGCCGGGCCACATTCTGGTAGAAACTCGAATCGCGGATGCGCAGCGGCAGATCGACGGATTCCGGGCTGCCCATGACCGCGACCTGCAATTCGCTCTCGCTTCCGGCCGTGGCGTCGTCAGGGCCAAAAGGGAGCAGGTCCACCAGGCGGTCGTTCCAGACACCTTCGAATCCCATCTTCCCGGCCAACCGCCCTTCCATGCCCGCCTGCATCATTGTCGTATCGAATAACATGCACACCACCTTGTTTCACTGCCTTGAACAGATATATATGAAGGGGATGCGAAGAATCCGTGACCGCACCGTGACAACTTTGCCAGCCCTTCGGGGTGGACGACCAGGACTGTCACCCAAACGTCACCGCGCTGTCACGGACATGCGCGAGGCTCACGGCAAGGAAGGGTCATGGAGATGAACACCATTGCCCAATACGGTCCTTTGGCCATCGCGCTGGGCGCTTTCGTGGAAGGGGAGACGGCGGTGCTTCTGGGCGGGGCGGGCCTGGCGCTGGGGCTGTTCGATTTCTGGACCGTGGTGGGGGCGGCCTTTGCAGGCAGCATGGCCG is a genomic window of Desulfomicrobium baculatum DSM 4028 containing:
- a CDS encoding glycine C-acetyltransferase — translated: MKRILEDLARQTEELREKGLFKAERVITSPQGARISVAGGGEVLNFCANNYLGLAGDKRLVAAAHDALDHWGYGLSSVRFICGTQDVHKELENRLSEFLGTDDTILYSSCFDANGGLFETLLGAEDAVISDALNHASIIDGVRLCKAKRYRYASNDMADLEAQLKDAADCRYRLIVTDGVFSMDGHIANLKAICDLADKYDALVMVDDSHAVGFMGENGRGSHEHCGVMGRVDIITGTLGKALGGASGGYTSGRKEIVEWLRQRSRPYLFSNTLAPVITATSLAVLDLIREEPELRVRLEENSRYFREAMTKAGFTLAPGEHPIIPVMLGDAVLAQRMAARMLEEGIYVVGFSFPVVPQGKARIRTQMSAAHTREQLEQAVAAFVKVGKELGVI
- a CDS encoding Lrp/AsnC family transcriptional regulator, whose translation is MNEKEITLDHTDRQIIAALQENGRESYKSIAQRLGVSDGTVRLRTERLLKSGYLRISASVNPMFFEDGLTATVGVSLEGRANAQIMQAIADLEGVQSVSNVSGRFDLLVEIHVASRSDLRRFLVDDLSALGAVQNTETFLYLETINKWVQQRQEDTK
- a CDS encoding prolipoprotein diacylglyceryl transferase family protein, translating into MEYVLILCFGAALFAFIAWGGRALPGERWQMMASVPLFKNPDGAWQALNLTWYGALSALAYTLATAVAVALLGSVGMGLLGLVLMVAGMLGLCIPAAKIVARLVEGKPNTLSVGGAAFVGIVVAPFVAWAVVALTGQGAVLPALAALAIAYAVGEGVGRLACLSFGCCYGRPVKTMPEPWRGIFNRWNIVFHGQTKKAAYAHELCGRELVPVQLMTAYLYCAAACLGMVFFAAASFSAAMIVPLVVTQVWRVISEFFRADYRGEQKISAYQIMAAVGVLYGLAPALLLSAHGVAVNLGHGLAALWSVPVLLLLQGVFLLVFLYTGRSSVTGSQVRFFVKEGEI
- a CDS encoding phosphatidylserine decarboxylase produces the protein MTHQYIARDSGRIRDEELFCDRAIGYLYSRVRERAPVLFDAVVSGRASSLLGFMNYDLPLGARISGANSLIRRLGIDLSECVEDASYYTTARRIFERRIRYDEVRPMSDDPLAVVSPADSRMFAGSLSQESVLFIKDKFFSFAEFLGRPNWVWTFTGGDFAIFRLTPDKYHYNHAPVSGVVRDFYEIEGAFHSCNPAAVISEVTPFSRNRRAVTVIDTDVPGGSGCGLVAMVEVAALMIGQIVQAYAGSGYEPCEPMRPGLFLRKGQPKSLYRPGSSLDVLIFEPGRVEFSPDLVANQFRGDVGSRFSSWLGRPWVETDVRVRESIGRILGPNA